GCGCGGTACGACTTCACCCAGGCGATGCCGAGGATCGGCACGACCACGCTGAGGATCAGCGACACGATCGACAGGCCGAGACCGGTGAGGTACACCGGCACCAGCGCCGCGGGCAGGCCGGTCGCGCCGAGGTCGTCGGCCACGGCCGTGATCAGCCCGGTGCCGTTGTAGATCATGCCGGTCCAGCCGAACGCGACGAAGCACCACAGCCCGATCTTGATGTGGGTCAGGTGGGCGCGCCGGGCGTACCGCGGCACGAACTGGATGATCTGCACGGCGGTCCAGGCCAGGTAACCGAAGTAGACGGCCAGGTAGACGCTGATGCCGTGCTTGGTGGTGTTGTCGGCCTGCCAGTTGCCGTTGTTCTCCGCGGTGGGCGTCACCGCGAACGCGACGGCCATGGCGGCGACGGCCACGGCGAGCACCGCGAGGCGGACCAGCACCGCCCGCCCGACCCGGGGTGGCGGCGTCACCCAGTAGAGGATCATGATCTGGATCGCGGCGCAGGCGGCCATGGTGGTCGAGTTGGACAGCAGCCGGGCCAGGTTGTCCACTCCGGACGACCGGTCGATCGCGCTGTAGACGCCGGGCGTCAGCAGCAGCATCGCGGTGGCGCCCAGCGCCACGGTCAGCACCCGGGAGACGCGTGCCCCGGACCGCCGGCTGGGGTTACGCCACAGGTCCACCGCCGCGGTCACGACGCCGAGCAGCAGTGCGGCCGAAAAGTATCGGGCGAACATGGGGGGTGGCCTCCCAGGAGGGGTCGAAGGTCTCCATGGCGCGGGCGAGGTCGTCGGCGACCGGATCACCGCCGGGCGAGGCGCCGAACCGGTTGAGGATCGCGCCGGCCAGCAGCTCCGCCTCGTGCTCCTGCCGGCCGCCGTACGGCAGCGCGAGGGTGGGGTCGGCCAGCATCCGCGGGTCGACGCCCGGATGGCCCAGCAGCATGTGGCCGATCTCGTGCAGCACCAGGTGCAGCTGGTGCTGCGGGACGGACCGTTCCTCGTAGACGATCCAGTCGCCGCGGCCGGGCACGTGGAACCAGAAGCTGGTGACCCCGGGCGGCAGTTGCCGCCCGGTGAGGTGGATCGGCTGGTGCCGGATCTCCCGCGAGACGTACTCGACGAAGCCGGCCAGGTCCCACGGCCGCGGCGGGTCCAGGGTGGCGACGATCCGGGCGCAGGCACGCCGGATCTCGCGCAGGTCACCCACCTGGGTTCGCCTCCCCGTGCTCGGCCGGTCCAAGGAAGCTGGATCCTACCGATCGGCGCCGTCCGGGCCCTCGGCCAGGATCTCGTCGATCAGCGCCTTGACCCCGCGCAGCGCCTCGGCGTCCAACCGGGACGCCCGGAACGCGATGGAGGCGACCTCCTCCGACTGCGGCCGGAAGCCGGCCTTCGACGGGGGGATCAGGTATGCCGCGTCCTTGCCGAAGAAGCCGGCGATGCCCACCAGCACGTTGACGTGCGGGTCGGCCACCCGGCCGTTGGCGATCTCCGCGATGTGGGTGTGCGAGCACCCCACGGCGGCGGCGACCTCGCGGGTGGTCCAGCGCCGGCCGTCGGGGCGGCGGTGCGTCTCGAACAGCTGCGCCACCCGCGCGGCGATCGTCTCGCCCCCGGTCTGCCTGCTCATAGCCCGGTGTCCTCACGTCGTTCCGCGTGCCGTGCTCGTAAACAGCTGAGTACATTATGGAGGTTTTGTAATCACCCGTTGACAAGCCTGCGGTTGATCACTCTATGCTGACCAAACAGGAACCTCAAGTTCGTCGCTGCTCCCCCTCGGGCGGGTGCGCGGCGGGGCGGGTCTGCGGTAACGGGGGGCAAGGTCGCGGGGAGCGATCCCGGTCACCTTGCATGGAGACCCGCGGAGGAACCTGCAGGCGGCAGCGGGTACACCGCTGCCGCCTGAACTTGTTCGCGTCGTACGCGGGACCGGGTGTGGACGGCGCCGCCGGATAGGCGTATCGTTCAGGCTCGACGAAGGCCGTGCTGCTTCCCCCGTGGCGGTGCGGCCTTTGCCATGTCCGGCTCCGGGCCGGGGGATCATGGACGTCGACGGCGGCCGCAGGCGCCGCCCGCCGCACCGGGAGACGACCATGTCCAGCACCCTGACCAGTGCGCTCGGGATCACCATGCCCGTGCTCGCCGCGCCCATGGCCGGCGGGGCAGGCACGCCCGCGCTGGTCACCGCCGCCGCCCGCGCGGGCGCCCTCGGCTTCCTGGCCGCCGGATACAAGACGCCGCAGGCGTTCGCCGAGGAGATCGCGGTCCTGGCCGCGGCGTCGGTGCCGTACGGCGTCAACCTGTTCGTGCCCAACCCGCTGCCGGTCGACCGGGCCGCGTTCGCGCGGTACGCCGCCCTCGTCGCGGCCGAGGCGGAGCGTCACGGCTTCCCGGCCGATCCGGCGGCGCCGCCGATCGAGGACGACGATGCCTGGCAGGACAAGCTCGCCGTGCTGCGGGAGCGGCCGGTGCCCGTCGTGAGCCTGACCTTCGGGCTGCCTAGCCGCGAGGACCTGGCCGCGCTCCGGAGCACCGGGGCGCTGCTGGTGCAGACCGTCACGTCGGTCGCCGAGGCGAAGGCCGCCGCGGAGGCGGGCGTCGACGTGCTCGCCGTGCAGGGCGCAGCCGCGGGTGGGCACTCCGGCACGTTCACCCCGACCGCGCCCGTCGCCGACCTGTCCCTCGTCGACCTGGTCGGCGCGGTCCGGCACGCGGCCGGCCTGCCCGTGATCGCGGCCGGCGGGCTCGCCAGCGCCGCGGACGTCGCCGCCGCCGTCGCGGCCGGTGCCGGCGCGGTGGCCGTGGGCACCGTCCTGCTGCGCAGCGCCGAGGCGGGCACCACCGCCACGCACCGGGCCGCGCTCGCCGATCCGGCCCGCACCGCCACGGTGATCACCCGAGCGTTCACCGGCCGTCCCGCCCGCGCGCTGCGCAACGACTTCACCGAGCGGTACGGCGAACTCGCGCCGTACGGCTACCCGGCGCTGCATCACCTCACCGCCCCCATGCGCCGCGCCGCCGCCGCGGCCGGTGACCCGGAACGCGTGCACCTGTGGGCCGGCACCGGCTTCCGGCACGCCACGGCCGAACCGGCCGCCGCGATCCTCACGCGCCTCGCCGCCGACCTGTGACCGGACCTCGCGGCGGCGGGGCAAGATCGCGGTCTCGGGTCGGGAACCGCGGCTGGACCACAGGGTCCGACACGAGACAGCGACCTTGCCCGGTGGGGACCGGACCGGCGCGGGCCGGCGGGCAGCGGTCGGGACCGGGTCAGGCGCGGGCTGACGGGCCGCTCGGGTCAGCACGCGGTGCGACGGGCTCAAGCGTCACGGGCGGGCCGAACGCCACGCGCCGCCGCAGGCGCCACGCCCACGGCCACGGATACCGATACGACCAGGCCAGGTCCCGGCCGGTCGCGCCGCCCGCCTCCGCCGTGTAATAGACGGCGACGCCCTTCCACGGGCACAGCGTGCGGGTGCCACTCGGCCGCAGATGCGCCCAGCGCACGGCCTCCCGGGGGAAGTAGACGGCCCCGTCCCTGCGTACGGTGT
The Catellatospora sp. IY07-71 DNA segment above includes these coding regions:
- a CDS encoding DUF427 domain-containing protein, with the protein product MRVRALWRGTVLADGPDTVRRDGAVYFPREAVRWAHLRPSGTRTLCPWKGVAVYYTAEAGGATGRDLAWSYRYPWPWAWRLRRRVAFGPPVTLEPVAPRADPSGPSARA
- a CDS encoding ImmA/IrrE family metallo-endopeptidase; this encodes MGDLREIRRACARIVATLDPPRPWDLAGFVEYVSREIRHQPIHLTGRQLPPGVTSFWFHVPGRGDWIVYEERSVPQHQLHLVLHEIGHMLLGHPGVDPRMLADPTLALPYGGRQEHEAELLAGAILNRFGASPGGDPVADDLARAMETFDPSWEATPHVRPILFGRTAARRRDRGGGPVA
- a CDS encoding MAB_1171c family putative transporter — translated: MFARYFSAALLLGVVTAAVDLWRNPSRRSGARVSRVLTVALGATAMLLLTPGVYSAIDRSSGVDNLARLLSNSTTMAACAAIQIMILYWVTPPPRVGRAVLVRLAVLAVAVAAMAVAFAVTPTAENNGNWQADNTTKHGISVYLAVYFGYLAWTAVQIIQFVPRYARRAHLTHIKIGLWCFVAFGWTGMIYNGTGLITAVADDLGATGLPAALVPVYLTGLGLSIVSLILSVVVPILGIAWVKSYRAYQCCRLRPFWAALTGAHPEILLETPGRRFAYNIGCIFAREHQALYRRTTEIRDVYLSLRPWLDAEVQAAAERHADAAGLSGRRRAAAVEAAVVKAALHAKVSGYAPTGTGDVQPGGKDMPSEVAWLLRVAAEFSGPVAAQVLDELRRDGTADRPTPTQGRELPA
- a CDS encoding nitronate monooxygenase, which codes for MSSTLTSALGITMPVLAAPMAGGAGTPALVTAAARAGALGFLAAGYKTPQAFAEEIAVLAAASVPYGVNLFVPNPLPVDRAAFARYAALVAAEAERHGFPADPAAPPIEDDDAWQDKLAVLRERPVPVVSLTFGLPSREDLAALRSTGALLVQTVTSVAEAKAAAEAGVDVLAVQGAAAGGHSGTFTPTAPVADLSLVDLVGAVRHAAGLPVIAAGGLASAADVAAAVAAGAGAVAVGTVLLRSAEAGTTATHRAALADPARTATVITRAFTGRPARALRNDFTERYGELAPYGYPALHHLTAPMRRAAAAAGDPERVHLWAGTGFRHATAEPAAAILTRLAADL
- a CDS encoding helix-turn-helix domain-containing protein, yielding MSRQTGGETIAARVAQLFETHRRPDGRRWTTREVAAAVGCSHTHIAEIANGRVADPHVNVLVGIAGFFGKDAAYLIPPSKAGFRPQSEEVASIAFRASRLDAEALRGVKALIDEILAEGPDGADR